Proteins from a single region of Haloterrigena turkmenica DSM 5511:
- a CDS encoding alkaline phosphatase family protein, whose product MGASATETELELLVVGLDGSCRSVLEPLFEADEIPTIERLIKTGTSGPLESQIPPWTASAWPSVYTGKNPGKHGVYDFLSFDGYDWDVVNATHVRERPIWELLSEYGLSSVVVNVPVTHPPREFDGALIPGMTAPEDPPCHPEGILEDVKLAGDGYHVYPQGTDAPDQSIEGYERTIEDRGSAFRYLARRIEPEFGFLQFQATDTVFHERPGDKAAVEAVYRAVDRQLRETLAETDPENVLLVSDHGIGKVTGHEFRVNEFLREQGSVAVESGGGMPNWSTTWENELLEGESGGDSEAADGGTSALERAMNAAAKAGITTQRVAAALERVGLKEPIGERVPNGMIRAASERVDFPESTAYVRSKSELGVRINLEGREPNGQVPESDYEAVRSELIDRLSAVRTPDGEPMFEAVEPRETYFEGPYVDEAPDILTVPADFDNAIVADVGTEQFGEPMEPWNHKRTGIVAAAGSDVDESASLEGATIFDVAPTVCALFDVPVDAEMDGTTLPVVDAGEETTYPDYEPDPIRATDDGAVEDHLSDLGYL is encoded by the coding sequence ATGGGAGCTTCGGCAACCGAAACCGAACTCGAGCTGCTCGTGGTCGGGCTCGACGGGAGCTGTCGGTCGGTGCTCGAGCCGCTGTTCGAGGCGGACGAGATTCCGACGATCGAACGACTGATCAAGACCGGGACCAGTGGCCCGCTGGAGTCACAGATCCCGCCGTGGACGGCGAGCGCCTGGCCGTCGGTCTACACGGGGAAGAATCCGGGAAAACACGGCGTCTACGACTTCCTCTCGTTCGACGGCTACGACTGGGACGTGGTGAACGCGACCCACGTTCGGGAGCGGCCGATCTGGGAGTTGCTCAGTGAGTACGGCCTCTCGAGTGTCGTGGTCAACGTCCCCGTCACCCATCCGCCGCGGGAGTTCGACGGCGCGCTGATTCCGGGCATGACCGCGCCGGAGGATCCGCCCTGTCATCCGGAGGGGATCCTCGAGGACGTGAAACTGGCCGGTGACGGCTATCACGTCTATCCGCAGGGGACCGACGCGCCGGACCAGTCGATCGAGGGCTACGAGCGCACGATCGAGGACCGCGGCTCCGCGTTCCGATACCTCGCGCGACGGATCGAGCCCGAGTTCGGATTCCTCCAGTTTCAGGCGACCGACACGGTCTTCCACGAGCGGCCGGGCGACAAGGCGGCCGTCGAGGCCGTCTACCGGGCGGTCGATCGACAGCTGCGGGAGACGCTCGCGGAAACCGACCCGGAGAACGTCCTGCTCGTCAGCGATCACGGGATCGGCAAAGTGACGGGCCACGAGTTCCGCGTCAACGAGTTCCTGCGCGAGCAGGGGTCCGTCGCGGTCGAGAGCGGCGGCGGCATGCCGAACTGGTCGACGACGTGGGAGAACGAACTGCTCGAGGGGGAGAGCGGTGGCGACAGCGAGGCCGCCGACGGCGGGACGAGCGCGCTCGAGCGAGCGATGAACGCCGCCGCGAAGGCCGGGATTACGACCCAGCGAGTCGCCGCCGCGCTCGAGCGGGTCGGACTGAAGGAGCCGATCGGCGAGCGAGTTCCGAACGGGATGATTCGGGCGGCGAGCGAGCGGGTCGACTTCCCCGAGTCGACGGCGTACGTCCGCTCGAAGAGCGAACTCGGCGTCCGGATCAACCTCGAGGGTCGCGAGCCCAACGGGCAGGTGCCCGAATCCGACTACGAGGCGGTCAGATCGGAGCTGATCGACCGGCTCTCGGCCGTTCGAACGCCCGACGGAGAGCCGATGTTCGAGGCCGTCGAGCCCCGAGAGACGTACTTCGAGGGACCGTACGTCGACGAGGCGCCGGACATTCTGACGGTTCCCGCAGACTTCGACAACGCGATCGTCGCCGACGTCGGAACCGAGCAGTTCGGCGAGCCGATGGAGCCGTGGAACCACAAGCGAACCGGCATCGTCGCCGCCGCGGGCAGCGACGTCGACGAATCGGCCTCGCTCGAGGGGGCGACGATCTTCGACGTCGCGCCGACGGTCTGTGCGCTGTTCGACGTGCCGGTCGACGCCGAGATGGACGGCACGACCTTGCCGGTCGTCGACGCCGGAGAGGAGACGACGTACCCGGATTACGAACCCGATCCGATCCGCGCGACCGACGACGGGGCCGTCGAAGACCACCTCTCGGATCTGGGGTATCTCTGA
- a CDS encoding lipid II:glycine glycyltransferase FemX encodes MSIEVTTLDPRADADEWNRYVERSDGTNPFYRAEALRLQATDTGSTPHLLVGFKGQEPVGLFPVFEYAKGPITGAFSPAPFSWSCYLGPALLNVDKLKQRKADRRTRRFLEGSLAYIDRKISPVYAKFVTAEFDDLRTFAWNEYTVEPGYTYVVDLEGSEDDLLKRFSSDARSNVRNADPDAYVVEEGDGDDVDRIVEQVAARYESQGKPFQLSTAFARSMYERLPDGAIRPYVCRVDGAFVGGILVVESERTRYRWQGGVKPDTDVDVPINDLLDWHVMRDGLRDGLERYDLVGAGVPSINRYKAKFNPRLETHYEITAGSFGIDLLIDRYRKHS; translated from the coding sequence ATGAGTATCGAAGTAACGACGCTCGATCCGCGGGCCGACGCCGACGAGTGGAACCGATACGTCGAGCGCTCGGACGGGACGAACCCGTTTTACCGAGCCGAAGCGCTCCGACTGCAGGCGACGGACACCGGGTCGACGCCGCACCTGCTCGTCGGGTTTAAGGGCCAAGAGCCGGTCGGGCTCTTCCCCGTCTTCGAGTACGCCAAGGGACCGATCACCGGAGCGTTCTCGCCAGCGCCGTTCTCGTGGTCGTGTTACCTCGGACCGGCGCTGTTGAACGTCGACAAACTCAAACAGCGCAAGGCCGACCGCCGAACGCGGCGGTTCCTCGAGGGTAGTCTCGCCTACATCGATCGGAAAATCTCGCCGGTGTACGCCAAGTTCGTCACCGCCGAGTTCGACGACCTCCGGACGTTCGCCTGGAACGAGTACACCGTCGAGCCGGGCTACACCTACGTCGTCGACCTCGAGGGAAGCGAGGACGACCTGTTGAAGCGGTTCAGCAGCGACGCGCGGAGCAACGTCCGTAACGCCGATCCGGACGCGTACGTCGTCGAAGAGGGCGACGGGGACGACGTCGATCGCATCGTCGAGCAGGTCGCGGCCCGCTACGAGAGTCAGGGCAAGCCGTTCCAGCTGAGCACGGCGTTCGCCCGTTCGATGTACGAACGGCTGCCCGACGGCGCGATCCGGCCGTACGTCTGTCGCGTCGACGGGGCGTTCGTCGGCGGCATCCTCGTCGTCGAGTCCGAGCGGACCCGCTACCGGTGGCAGGGCGGCGTCAAACCCGACACCGACGTCGATGTCCCGATCAACGACCTGCTCGACTGGCACGTCATGCGCGACGGTCTTCGCGACGGGCTCGAGCGATACGACCTCGTCGGCGCCGGCGTCCCGAGCATCAACCGGTACAAGGCGAAGTTCAACCCGCGCCTCGAAACCCACTACGAGATCACGGCGGGCTCGTTCGGAA